In Myxocyprinus asiaticus isolate MX2 ecotype Aquarium Trade chromosome 12, UBuf_Myxa_2, whole genome shotgun sequence, the DNA window AAAGTTGGGTAGCACATTACATtttgaccccgtttccacctggtattaagatgcgtctcgtgtgatccgatcacatgtggtctggcgagacacattgctgttttatAGCTGCTCGTAACCGGCTCataagtttaaactcttgttttagtgcagcagttgattgacaggtgagaggaGGCGCTTTGCTGCTGCCGGTACGCATTCAAAATGGATTaccatttacacctcaaatgtgatgcggtCACAGGCGATTTTGACCATATTCGTatatgttttttgtgatccgatcacaaaatgttttagaccctgtatttagcgctgaccacatgtgatctgatcaacaaaaacacatcttaatactaggtggaaacagggtcttttaattcttataatcagattacatttactgacctttaattaagttaattacttttgagTACATTACCCaggtaaaaaaaactttaaaactagcaaagaGAAAGACAACTCAGACAAACTCATTTCTACTATTTACAAAaacgtttatttttttcatgttttgtttttgctgattgtgtgtgtatgagagagagagagagagagagagcatatttATACCCACCCTTCATCTGAGAAGCTTCTACAGCTTTCTTGCAGGAACTAGGATTCCTGTTCATATGAGATCTGAAGCGGGAACGATAGACTCCACTGTCCATCCCACTCACATCCCTACCCCTCTTGGGTTGTGATCGGGTGCTGGAGCAACAATCGTCTGGAGAGCGTGACCTGGATCGGTCACTGCTGCCTCCGTAGGAGTATGAAGAGCGTGACCGAGAAGCTAAGCGTGGTGATCTGGACCAAGAGTGAGGTTTTAAGAGATATAATGAGCTACTGTTTGACGATTCtctatatggaaataaaaagaagaTGAGATCATGTTTAGATCATACCAAACTGGTCAAATCAAAACCGTGCAACTTATAAAAATACAGCAATACAAATTAAACTTTTCTTCAGTCTGCGCTGCTGCCTGAACAATTTCTCCTTGGACCTAGTTGAGGAGAGGTTGGCTTTGTTTGGCTGAGGGCCAGGAGCCATCCAGGGAGCCTGTACATTAGGTGAGACTGATGCATGGACAGGTGACTGAATGTTGTACAAATGGGGAGGAAACTGCATGGGATACTGCTGAGGAGCGACACTAGGTGGCTGAGGCACCAGCACTTGGGCTCCTGCAGTTCTGTAAATCCCATCGATGCCTCCGGTTCCGTTGATGAAATTATTCACCTTCTGGTTTGGAAAGAATCATAACATTTCTTAAACCCTTCTAAAAGGTGAAGACACAGGAGAAGCAATCAAAAGAGCAATAGGGTTCAAGATCTTACCTGACACAACTTGTTAGCAGTCAGAGAATCAGGGGAAACATATGACTGTTTGCAAGTGAAGCAAACGTGTTCATCAGACTCCAGCAAATACATTTGTATACCTGTGGTCAAAAGATTGTGTATGCTTTCAAATGTCCAACAGACTCTTTCAGAATAATATttacttgcacagactccctCACATTCGTCACAGTAGCTGTTTCTGCAGCAGGGGATGACCAGAGCATCAGTCATGAGTTCTTGGCAGATCAGACACAGCAACTCATTAGGCACCAGGTCTTCTTGCTTTGAGGATGAAGGTTCATCCTGGGGCAAGAACGGTGGCCTCTCTTTCTTACCATTAGCATAGGCCTCACTAAAGAAAGCAATATACTCAACCAAATGGACATTTTTCattcattgtgagatcagtctacagctcagcattcaacaccatagtgccctccaagcttgatgtgaaactccaggctctgggcttaaacagctcactgtgcagctggatcctggacttcctttcaagcagacgc includes these proteins:
- the LOC127449539 gene encoding E3 ubiquitin-protein ligase RBBP6-like; translated protein: MTYFESTRTAANILMEEKCTLRDSMCLNRSIPHNFLVEVDDPNQEGVMCTNGGQFAIRIINAEAYANGKKERPPFLPQDEPSSSKQEDLVPNELLCLICQELMTDALVIPCCRNSYCDECIQMYLLESDEHVCFTCKQSYVSPDSLTANKLCQVRS